CCTCAATCGCCATGTGTGCTGCTCCGGCCACCCGGAACAGGTCAGCGGCGACCCGGCGTTTGTCGAGTTGTTCGGCAAGAACGCGCAGAGCCTGGCGATCTACCACCATCATCACGACCACGCCCATGATCTGCATGGCGCCGTGGTCGACGATCCCGACGCCCCTCATACCCACGTCCATGGAGATAGCTGCAAGCATGGCTGATTTTCTGCTCTACGCCCTGCTGGCAGGCTTGGCCTTGGCACTGGTGGCGGGCCCGCTGGGCTCGTTCGTGGTGTGGCGCCGCATGGCGTATTTCGGCGACACCTTGTCGCACGCCGCGCTGCTGGGCGTGGCCATGGGCTTCCTGCTGGATGTGAGCCCAACCATCGCCGTGACCGTCGGCTGCCTGCTGCTGGCGGTGCTGCTGGTGACCCTGCAACAGCGCCAGCCGCTGGCCTCCGACACATTGCTGGGCATTCTCGCGCCGAGCACCTTGTCCCTTGGCCTGGTAGTGCTGAGCTTTATGCATGAAGTGCGCATCGACCTGATGGCCTACTTGTTCGGCGACTTGCTAGCGATCAGCCCCACCGACCTCTCATGGATCCTCGGCGGCAGTACGGTGGTGCTGGTGTTGCTGGTGGCCCTGTGGCGCCCGCTGCTGGCAATCACCGTGCATGAAGAGCTGGCGACGGTGGAGGGCCTGCCCGTACCCACTCTGCGCATGGCGCTTATGTTGTTGATCGCCGTGGTGATTGCTGTCGCGATGAAGATTGTCGGCGTATTGTTGATCACGTCGCTGCTGATCATTCCCGCCGCCGCCGCCCAGCGCCATGCCCGCTCACCGGAGCAGATGGCGATCGGCGCCAGCCTGCTGGGGATGCTGGCAGTGTGTGGGGGCCTGGCGCTGTCCTGGTTCAAGGACACGCCGGCCGGGCCGTCGATTGTGGTCACGGCCGCCGCCCTGTTTCTGCTGAGTTTTGTCCTGCCCCGTCGAGGGGTGTAGACTTGCTCGCTTTTTGCGCAATTAGAGAGTCGCAGGAATGAAGCCGTTCAACTCCCGTTATCTGCTCCTTGCCGCATTTTCCTTGCTGCTGGGCGCCTGTCAGAGCACACCGCCCGCCGCCCCCGAGGCCCCGGACGCACGCGCTGCGGCCATCGCGCAGCTGGAGCAAAACCTGGCCAGCAGTGAGCTGGCCACCGCCGAGGACCAACTGGCCGCGCTGCAGGCCCAGTCACCCAACGACCCGGCCCTTGAGCCGTACCAGCGCCAATTGGCCGAAGCCTACCTGCAGCGCAGCCAGATCGTGCTGCAAAAAGGTGATGTCAATGCCGCCGCCACTGCCCTGAGCCGGGCCCGCGCATTGATGCCCAAGGCGCCGGCGCTCACCGGCGGGGTGAACAGCGCCATCACGCACGCCCGCAAAGCCGAGCTGGATAAAGCTGAGGCCGCACTCAAAGCCGCCGAGGCCAAGCCTGCCGCCAAAGTCATCGACCCGGCCGCTGAAAGCACCACGGTTGCGTTGAACCTCACTGATATCGAAGAACTTCGCCATCAGTTGGATGCCATCGCTACCGATGTGGTGAATTACCAGTGCGACGTAAGCATCCAGGTGCCGCGCACCCAGGATTACCCATGGCTTGCCACGCTGCTGACCAAACGGGTGAAGCGACTTGATTCGGGATATGAGCTGAAGATTCACCGGCAGATTCTGAAACACATTCCGGCGCAAGTGGTGCTGATTCCGCGCAAGGCGCAATAAAGCATCGCAGGCAAGCCAGCTCCCACATGTTGAACTGTGAACACATTCAAATGTAGGAGCTGGGTTGCCTGCGATGACGATCTAACAAACAACCAACGACTTAAGCCGGAATCGCCTTGGCCTTCGGCTCACGATCCCAAACCCGATGCTGCCCGATCGCGGCAAAAAACGCTTTGAACGCCTTGGCGTCCGCACCTACGATCAACCCCGCATCCACCTCAAGCTTCAGCAGGTCCAGCAAGGGCTTGGCATCCGGGGCAAGGGCAATCGCCTTCAGATGCTTGTAAGCCTCCAGCAGGAAGTGCAACGCGACGCCGTCGCCGCTCAACGCCTTGATCGACTCTTTACCGCCGGGTACGAACACCGCATCAAACGCAATCGACGGCATGCCTTCCATCGACGCATCCACCGGCAGGCTCTTGCCATCGGCGGTCTTCACCGGCGCCGAGGTCGGCCCCAGCAGCTTGGCGTGTGCGCCTTCAGCTTCCAGCGCCTTCTTCAACGCGGCAATCGCCGTAGCATCTACACCGTTGGCGGCCAGAATGGCCACTTTGCGCGTCTTGATATCGCCCGGCAGCAAATTCGCCTGGCTCAGCGCAGGTGAACGCTCCGGCTTGGTTTGACGCTCAGGCACCGTGCCTTTGGTCGGCACCGGCAGGCCCAGGTTCTGCGCCACACGCTTGGCCAATTCCAGGTCGATATTGGCCAGGATCTCATTGACCTGACGCGCACGAATAAACTCGCGCTCCACCTTGCCCAACTCAAAGCTGTACGCCGCAATAATGTGCTCTTGCTCGTGCTTGCTCATGCTGCGAAAGAACAGCCGCGCCTGGGAGAAGTGATCGCCGAACGACTCGCTACGCTCACGCACCTTGTGCGCCTCGATGCGTTCCGGATAGCTCTCGAAACCTCCATCCTGCGCCGCAGGTGGGGTTTCTTTCGGCCAGCCGCCATCAATCGAGTTCGGCTCGTACGAGGCACGACCCTTGTCGATGGTGCTGCGGTGCATGGCATCGCGCTGGTTGTTATGCAGCGGCGTCACCGGCTGGTTGATCGGCAACTGGTGAAAGTTCGGGCCGCCCAGTCGGCTGATCTGCGTATCGGTGTAGGAAAACAACCGACCTTGCAGCAGTGGGTCATTGGAGAAGTCGATGCCCGGCACGATGTGCCCAGGGCAGAACGCCACCTGCTCGACTTCGGCAAAGAAGTTGTCCGGGTTGCGGTTCAGCACCATCTTGCCCAGCGGGGTAATCGGCACCAGCTCTTCGGGGATCAGCTTGGTCGGGTCGAGGATGTCGAAGTCGAACGCGTGCTCCTTGTCTTCAGGAATCACCTGCACGCCCAGCTCCCACTCAGGGTAATCGCCGCTTTCAATCGACTCCCAGAGGTCGCGACGGTGGTAATCGGTATCTTTACCTGCAAGCTTCTGGGCCTCGTCCCACACCAGCGAGCAGGTGCCGGCTGTAGGGCGCCAGTGGAATTTGACGAAGTTGGATTTACCCTCGGCATTCACCAGGCGGAAAGTGTGCACACCAAACCCCTGCATGCTGCGCAGGCTTTTGGGGATCGCACGGTCGGACATGGCCCAGATCACCATGTGCGCCGATTCCGGCTGCAGCGAGACAAAATCCCAGAACGTATCGTGGGCCGAGCCGCCGGTAGGAATCTCGTTATGCGGCTCAGGTTTTACCGCATGCACGAAGTCAGGAAACTTGATCGCGTCCTGGATGAAAAACACCGGCATGTTGTTGCCCACCAGGTCGAAGTTGCCTTCGTCAGTGAAGAACTTCACGGCAAAGCCGCGCACGTCGCGCACCGTATCGCCGGAACCGCGCGGGCCCTGCACGGTGGAGAAGCGCACAAATACCGGGGTTTTATGCCCAGGGTCACGTAGGAAACCGGCCTTGGTCAGCGCGGAATGGTTTTCATAGGTTTGAAAATAGCCATGGGCGCCGGTGCCACGGGCATGCACGATGCGCTCCGGGATACGCTCATGGTCAAAGTGCGTGATTTTTTCACGCATGATGAAGTCTTCCAGCAGCGACGGGCCACGGGAACCGACTTTGAGGGTGTTCTGGTTATCGGAAATCTTCACGCCCTGGTTGGTGCGCAGCGCCTGGCCGGTCGCATCGGAACGGAACTCCTCCAGGGCCTGCAGCTTGGCGTTGGTGTTGCCACGGTCCAGGGTGTCGGTGCCCGCGAGCTCACTCTTCGGCGGGGTAGCTGGCTTCTTGGTACTCATCAGTCAAAACTCCTTATTCAAAGTGGCCAGAGCGGTCCCCGGCTCGTTTGAGCAAAACCCCAGGCACGGCACCTGGGAAATCGAGTTGCTTAAGTAGTGACTGGTACCGTTTTGCGCCGTTCCTTTTTTATGACCTTTGATCGCGTTATTGCCAAATCGCTGGTTGAATGCGAAATAAATGCTAAGAAACACTATACGGACAGGCTAAAATGCGCGCCCGGCTAACCGCTGATCCCTTTTCCATGCGCCCCACAAGGTTCGCTACGTGATCGAGTTTCATAACGTCCATAAAACCTACCGCGTCGCCGGTAAGGAAATCCCCGCGCTGCACCCCACCAGCCTGCGCGTCGAAAACGGCCAGGTGTTCGGCCTCATTGGCCACTCCGGTGCGGGAAAAAGTACCCTGCTGCGTCTGATCAATCGCTTGGAACAACCCAGCGGCGGTCAGATCAATGTCGACGGCGAAGAAGTCACCGCACTCGACGCCAACGGCCTGCGCCGTTTCCGTCAGCAGGTCGGGATGATTTTCCAGCACTTCAACTTGCTGGCGTCCAAGACCGTGGCCGACAACGTGGCACTGCCGCTGACCCTGGCCGGCGAATTGTCGCGCAAGGATATCGACCTGCGCGTGGCCGAACTGCTGGCCCGCGTCGGCTTGTCGGACCACGCCAGGAAGTACCCGGCGCAGTTGTCCGGTGGCCAGAAGCAGCGCGTCGGCATCGCCCGCGCCCTGGCGACCAAGCCAAAAATCCTGCTGTGCGACGAAGCCACCAGCGCCCTCGACCCGCAAACCACCGCCTCGGTATTGAAACTGCTGGCTGAGATCAACCGCGAGCTGAAGCTGACCATCGTGCTGATCACCCATGAAATGGACGTGATCCGCCGCGTGTGCGATCACGTGGCCGTGATGGACGCCGGTGTGATCGTCGAGCAAGGCTCGGTGGCCGACGTGTTCCTGCACCCCAAACACCCGACCACCAAGCGCTTCGTGCAAGAAGCCGAGCAAGTCGATGAAGGCGAGCAACGTGATGTGTTCGCCCATGTGCCGGGCCGCATCGTACGCCTGACGTTCCAGGGCGAAGCGACCTACGCGCCGTTGCTGGGTACCGTCGCCCGTGAAACGGGGGTGGACTACAGCATCCTTGCCGGTCGAATCGACCACATCAAAGACACCCCCTACGGGCAACTGACCCTGGCCATCACCGGCGGTGACATGGAGGCGGCATTTGCCCGCTTCACCGCAGCCGATGTGCACATGGAGGTCCTGCGTTAATGGACGTATTACTGCATTACTTCGACAAGGTTGACTGGGCGGACATCTGGGTTGCCACCGGCGACACCATGCTGATGCTCAGCACCTCGCTGTTTTTCACGGTGCTGGTGGGCCTGCCGCTGGGCATTCTGCTGTTTCTGTTCAGCCCACGGCAGTTGCTGGAGCAGAAAGCCACCTATGGCGTACTGGCATTTATCGTCAACGCTATACGCTCTCTGCCGTTTATCATCCTGCTGATTGTGATGATCCCGACGACGATCTTCATCACCGGCACCTCGCTTGGCGTGGCCGGCGCGATTCCACCGCTGGTGGTAGGGGCTTCGACGTTCTTCGCGCGGCTGGTGGAAACCGCATTGCGCGAGGTGGATCGCGGCATCATCGAGGCGACCCAAGCCATGGGCGCCACCACTCGGCAGATCATCGTCAAGGCGCTTCTGCCGGAGGCAAAGCCCGGCATCATTGCGGCAATCACCGTCACCGCCATCGCTCTGGTGGGCTACACCGCCATGGCAGGCGTGGTGGGCGCCGGTGGCTTGGGTGACCTGGCGATCCGTTATGGATACCAGCGTTTCCAGGACGATGTGATGGTCGTTACCGTAGTCATGCTGATTGTGCTGGTACAAATTCTGCAAACCATCGGCGACAAGCTGGTGACACACTATTCTCGAAAATAACGGCCATGGCCGGCCCCTCGCCGGCCCATGCCCGAACAAGGAGCTTGTTGAATGAAAAAACTACTGGTTGCTTTCGCCGCCGTTGCCGCGTTTTCCGCCCACGCTGCCGAGACCATCACGGTCGCTGCATCGCCGGTACCGCACGCGGAAATCCTCGAATTCGTGAAGCCTGCACTCGCCAAAGAAGGCGTGGATTTGCAGGTCAAAGTCTTCACCGACTACGTGCAGCCGAACGTACAGGTAGCTGAAAAGCGCCTGGACGCCAACTTCTTCCAGCACCAGCCGTACCTGGATGAGTTCAACAAAACCAAAGGCACTCACCTGGTGAGCGTCGGTGCTGTGCACCTGGAGCCCCTGGGCGCCTACTCCAGCAAGTACAAGAAGCTGGAAGAACTGCCAAGCGGCGCCAACGTGGTGATCCCGAACGACGCCACCAACGGCGGCCGCGCTCTGCTGCTGCTGGCCAAGTACAACCTGATCACCCTGAAGGACCCGACCAACATCCTGTCGACCATCAAGGACATCACCGGCAACCCGAAAAACCTGAAATTCCGCGAACTGGAAGCCGCCACTCTGCCGCGCGTGCTGACCCAGGTCGACCTGGCGCTGATCAACACCAACTACGCCCTGGAAGCCAAGCTGGACCCGTCCAAGGACGCCCTGGTGATCGAAGGCAATGACTCGCCTTACGTGAACATCCTGGTCACCCGCGACGACAACAAGGACTCGGACGCCGTGAAGAAGCTGGTTGCAGCCCTGCACACGCCGGAAGTGAAAGCGTTCATTCTTGAGAAGTACAAAGGCGCGATTCTGCCGGCGTTCTGATCAAACCAGATCAAAAAATGTGGGAGCGGGCTTGCTCGCGAATGCGGTGATTCAGTCGACAGATTCCGTGACTGACACTCCGCCTTCGCGGGCAAGCCCGCTCCCACATTTGTTTTGTGTTGCTTGAAAGGTCAGGCCACTGACTCGATACTCAACCCTTGCACAAAACCACTGTGGGAGCTGGCTTGCCCGCGATGGCGGTGTTTCAGTGCCAGAGATGCAAGCTGACCCACCGCTATCGCGGGCAAGCCCGCTCCCACATTTATTTTGTGTTGCTTGAAAGGTCAGGCCACTGACTCGATACTCAACCCATGCACAAAACCACTGTGGGAGCTGGCTTGCCCGCGATGGCGGTGCATCAGTGCCAGAGATGCAAGCTGACCCACCGCTATCGCAGGCAAGCCCACTCCCACATTTATTTTGTGTTGCTTGAAAGGTCAGGCCACTGACTCGATACTCAACCCTTGCACAAAACCACTGTGGGAGCTGGCTTGCCCGCGATGGCGGTGCATCAGTGCCAGAGATGCAAGCTGACCCACCGCTATCGCGGGCAAGCCCACTCCCACGGCGCTTGTTATTTACGCTGCAGCAAGCCTGGCAACTGCGCCACCAGCTTTTGGTTGTTCAACGGCGCACGGATAAACCCACGCTGCGTACCATCCGGGCCGATCAGCGCGAGGTTGCCGCTGTGGTCGACGGTGTAGTTTGGCTTGCTGGTATCCGCCGGGATGAACGGGATGCTCACCGCATTCGAGACCTTCTGCACATCGCCCACATTTGCACCGGTAAGGCCCTGGAATTGCGGGTCGAAGTAGCCCAGGTACTGCTTGAGCTGGGTCGGCGTGTCGCGGTTTGGGTCGACACTGACCAAAATCACCTGCAACTTATCCACGGCCTCTTTCGGCAGTTCGCTCTTGATCTGGCGCAGTTGGGCGAGGGTGGTCGGGCAGATGTCCGGGCAGAAGGTGTAGCCGAAGAACAGCAGGCTCCACTTGCCTTTCAACTCGCTGACCACAACCGGCTGGCCGTCTTGATTGGTCATGGTCACCGGTGGCAGCTGGCGGCTTTGCGGCAGCAGGATGATACCGGCGTCGATCAGCGCGGTGGGGTCGCCCTGGCCTTTGCCACTGAGTACCTTGTTGACGGTCAGGCCCATGATCAACGCGACGATGGCCACCAGGATAAAGACAGTTTTTTGAGTTCGGGTCATAGGTTCAACAGTAAGTAATGGTCTACGAGCAGGGCGATAAACAGCAGGAACAGGTACCAGATAGAGTACTTGAACGTGTTGATCGCCGCGTGCGGCTTGCTGCCACGGTACAGCACCCAGGCCCATTGCAGAAAGCGTGCGCCCAATACCAGCGCGCACGCCAGGTACAGCAGGCCGCTCATATGGATGACGTAAGGCATCAGGCTCGCCGCCAGCAGGGCGAAGGTGTAGAGCAGGATATGCACCTTGGTGTAGTGCTCGCCATGGGTGACCGGCAGCATCGGAATATCTGCCTTGGCGTATTCCTCCTTGCGGTGAATGGCCAGGGCCCAGAAGTGCGGCGGGGTCCAGGCGAAGATGATGAGCACCAGCAGCAGCGGCTCGGCGCTGACATGCCCGGTTACCGCAACCCAGCCCAACAACGGCGGCGCAGCCTCGGCGAGGCCGCCGATGACGATATTCTGCGGCGTGGCGCGCTTCAAAAAGCCGGTATAGATCACCGCATAACCCAGCAGCGAGGCCAGCGTCAGCCAGGCCGCCAGGGGGTTGGTGAACGCCAGCAGCAAGGCCAATCCAGCCACAGCCAGACACAACGCAAAGGTCAACGCCGCCACCGGCGACACGCGCCCCTGCGCCATCGGCCGCTGATGCGTGCGCGCCATCACCGCATCAATCCGCCGATCCACCACATGGTTGACCGCCGCCGCCCCACCGGCACACAGCGCAATGCCCAGGTTGCCAAACACCAGCACCGCCCACGGCACCCCGGCGCGGGTCGCGAGGAACATGCCCACCAACGAGGTGATGAGCATCAGCACCACCACTTTCGGCTTGGTCAGCTCCAGGTAGTCACGCCAGATCGCCTGATCGTGACGCGTGCCGATCAAGGTCGCCATGGCATCTCTCCTTTAAGGGTGATGAGGCCCGATACGTGTTTGCGCGGGATAAACCGCCAGCCGAACGGCAGCTGGTTGCGCACCCGGACCAGGCTGGTGCGGGCGTGGTAGTTGACCAGCACCAGTGTCAGCAGCAACGCGGCGCCACCGGCGTTATGGCCGACCGCAACCGGCAACGGCAGATGGAAATACACGTTGCTCAAGCCCAGACAGAGTTGTGCCGCCAGCGCGATCAGCAACAGGCTCGCGAGCCGGGTCATGCCCACGACGCGCAACTGCCAGGCCAGGCCCAGCAACACCAGCGTGACCAGCACCGCGCCAATACGATGGGTGAGGTGAATGGCCGTGCGCGCTTCGCTGTCGAGCTGGCCGCCGAGGTAATTCGGGCCGATGTGTTGAGTGAGGTGAAAGCCATTGGCAAAGTCCGCCGCCGGCCACCACTCGCCATGGCAGGTGGGCAAGTCGATACAGGCCACCGCCGCGTAGTTGGAACTGACCCAACCGCCCAAGGCGATCTGCCCGATCACCAGCACCAACCCGGCCGTCGCCCAATATTGCAGGCGCTTGGGCACGATCAACGCGGGCAGTACGCCGGACAGTCGCAAGGTCAGCAGAAACAGCAGGCTCAAGGTGGCAAAACCGCCCAACAAGTGGCCCGTCACCACCTGCGGCCACAGTTTCAACGTGACCGTCCACATGCCGAACGCCGCCTGGGCGAACACCACCGCCAACAGGAATAGCGGCAATTTTACCGGCTGCCCCGGGTCCCGCCGATGGTTCCACGAACGCGCCGCCAGCAACACAATCAGCAAGCCCAGAGTGCCGGCAAAGTAACGATGCGTCATCTCGGCCCAACCCTTGTCGGCCTCCACCGGCGTATCGGGGAAATGCAGCTCGGCATGGGCCAGCTGGGCTTCGCTTTGCGGCACGCCGATAAAGCCGTAGCAACCGGGCCAGTCCGGGCAACCGAGGCCTGCGTGGGTCAGGCGCGTATAGGCGCCGAGCAGCACGACCAGCAGCGCAAGCAAGGTGGCAAACAACGCGAGGCGAAATCCAGGTTTGGCCATGACGATGCCCTTATCCGATATTCGACAGTTTCAGCAGCAGGCGCAGGTCGTTGAGCAGGTCCTTGCCCTTGACCTTGGCGTCGTAGCGCAGCACCAGGTTGCCGTGCGGGTCGACGATCCACAGTTGCGCATCGCCGGGGGCGGCGGCGTCTTTGGTGAAGGTCGAGAGATCCAGCGAGTAGCGTTGCAGTTGCGGGTATTCGGCCTTGAGCTTGGCCTCGTACTCGGTGCTTACCGGCTGCGCGCTGGCCAGGGCATGGCTGGCGCGAGAGGCGTCACGGCCGAGGCTGATTTGCAGCTGGCGCGCCAGGTACACCAGTTGCTGGCATTCGGCCGCGCACGCGGTGGGCGCGGTGACCAGCAGTTGCCAGCGCTGTTCATCGGCTTGCACGCCGATATCGGCGCGGGTCTGGCCGTTACCGATCAACTCGCCGTGGTAGCTGCGGCTGTCCGGCACCCAGAACTGCAGTTTGTACATGAAAGTGGCCAGCGCCATCGGGCCGATCACCATCAGCAGGATCAAAATCAGTTGCCAACGGCCTTTGCGGCGGTCGGGCACCTCAGACATGTTGAGTGGATTCATGGCCGCTCCCATGGTGCTTCTCCTTTTTGTTGTGCCATCCGAGGTAGAGGTAAAGCGCCAACAGCGCCAACGCCATGGCGAACCACTGCACGGCGTACCCCAGGTGTTTTTCCGGGCCCATGCCAACCACCGGCCAGGTGGTGTCGTACGTACCCGGGCCCGCTTCGGCGCGCAGCTCGTAGGCAAAGCCGCTGCGCCCCAGCTCGTCCCACAGCGCGGCGGGATGCAGCGCCGTCAGCAGGCGCGGCCATTGCGCGCTCGCCGGGTCGGCGTGCAACTGGAAGGTTTCGCCAGGGGCCACGTACACCCAGGCATCGAGGTTCAAAGGTTGCTCAGGGGTGGTGAAGGAAGGGGACGTGCGCCGGTCCGGCCACGGCAGCCAGCCACGGTTGAGCAACAGCCACAGGCCGCTGGCCTGGTCATGAAAGGGTTGCAGAAGTTCCACACCGGCCTTGCCATCGCGCATACGGTTATCGAGCAACACGCTGTGCTCGGGGTCGAATTGCCCGCGCAGGTGCACGCGGCGAAAGGCCGGGTCAGGCATGTCATTAAGCTGCGCACTGCTGACCGGGTCGGCCATGCGCCGCTCGGCATAACGGTCCACCAGCAGCTGTTTTTCATGGCCGCGAGCCAACTGCCAGAAGCCCAAACCGACCATCAACGGCAGCAGCACCAGCACTACCAACGTGGGTGCTAGCCCTGGGCGAAAGTCTTTTATGGCGCTGGCTATACTTGTTTTCATTGCCCGCCCATCCGAATGGAACCTGACCATGCTCAAAGCAGCTATTGCCCTGATGCTGATCGCGACTGTCGTGAGCCTGTTCAGTGGCTTGTTCTTCCTGGTCAAGGACGAGGGCAACTCCAACCGCCTCGTCACTGCCTTGACCGTGCGCGTGGTGCTGGCCGTGATCACCGTGGGCTTGATCGCCTGGGGCTTTTTCAGCGGCCAGCTGGTTTCTCATGCACCGTGGTAACGCACCTCACAGCACATAAACGAAGAAAAACAGGCCGATCCACACCACATCCACAAAGTGCCAATACCAACTGGCCGCCTCGAACCCGAACTGGTGCTCGGCATTGAAATGCCCGCGCAGGATGCGCATCAGCATCACAAACAGAATGATGGTGCCGATGGTCACGTGCGCGCCGTGAAAGCCGGTGAGCATGAAGAACGTCGCGCCGTACACGCCCGAACCAAGGGTCAGGCCCAGCTCTTTATAGGCGTGGATATATTCCTCGGCCTGGAACCCCAGGAACGCCAGCCCCAGCAATACCGTGATCGCCAGCCAGATTTTCA
The genomic region above belongs to Pseudomonas poae and contains:
- the znuB gene encoding zinc ABC transporter permease subunit ZnuB produces the protein MADFLLYALLAGLALALVAGPLGSFVVWRRMAYFGDTLSHAALLGVAMGFLLDVSPTIAVTVGCLLLAVLLVTLQQRQPLASDTLLGILAPSTLSLGLVVLSFMHEVRIDLMAYLFGDLLAISPTDLSWILGGSTVVLVLLVALWRPLLAITVHEELATVEGLPVPTLRMALMLLIAVVIAVAMKIVGVLLITSLLIIPAAAAQRHARSPEQMAIGASLLGMLAVCGGLALSWFKDTPAGPSIVVTAAALFLLSFVLPRRGV
- the katE gene encoding catalase HPII, encoding MSTKKPATPPKSELAGTDTLDRGNTNAKLQALEEFRSDATGQALRTNQGVKISDNQNTLKVGSRGPSLLEDFIMREKITHFDHERIPERIVHARGTGAHGYFQTYENHSALTKAGFLRDPGHKTPVFVRFSTVQGPRGSGDTVRDVRGFAVKFFTDEGNFDLVGNNMPVFFIQDAIKFPDFVHAVKPEPHNEIPTGGSAHDTFWDFVSLQPESAHMVIWAMSDRAIPKSLRSMQGFGVHTFRLVNAEGKSNFVKFHWRPTAGTCSLVWDEAQKLAGKDTDYHRRDLWESIESGDYPEWELGVQVIPEDKEHAFDFDILDPTKLIPEELVPITPLGKMVLNRNPDNFFAEVEQVAFCPGHIVPGIDFSNDPLLQGRLFSYTDTQISRLGGPNFHQLPINQPVTPLHNNQRDAMHRSTIDKGRASYEPNSIDGGWPKETPPAAQDGGFESYPERIEAHKVRERSESFGDHFSQARLFFRSMSKHEQEHIIAAYSFELGKVEREFIRARQVNEILANIDLELAKRVAQNLGLPVPTKGTVPERQTKPERSPALSQANLLPGDIKTRKVAILAANGVDATAIAALKKALEAEGAHAKLLGPTSAPVKTADGKSLPVDASMEGMPSIAFDAVFVPGGKESIKALSGDGVALHFLLEAYKHLKAIALAPDAKPLLDLLKLEVDAGLIVGADAKAFKAFFAAIGQHRVWDREPKAKAIPA
- a CDS encoding methionine ABC transporter ATP-binding protein; this encodes MIEFHNVHKTYRVAGKEIPALHPTSLRVENGQVFGLIGHSGAGKSTLLRLINRLEQPSGGQINVDGEEVTALDANGLRRFRQQVGMIFQHFNLLASKTVADNVALPLTLAGELSRKDIDLRVAELLARVGLSDHARKYPAQLSGGQKQRVGIARALATKPKILLCDEATSALDPQTTASVLKLLAEINRELKLTIVLITHEMDVIRRVCDHVAVMDAGVIVEQGSVADVFLHPKHPTTKRFVQEAEQVDEGEQRDVFAHVPGRIVRLTFQGEATYAPLLGTVARETGVDYSILAGRIDHIKDTPYGQLTLAITGGDMEAAFARFTAADVHMEVLR
- a CDS encoding ABC transporter permease, yielding MDVLLHYFDKVDWADIWVATGDTMLMLSTSLFFTVLVGLPLGILLFLFSPRQLLEQKATYGVLAFIVNAIRSLPFIILLIVMIPTTIFITGTSLGVAGAIPPLVVGASTFFARLVETALREVDRGIIEATQAMGATTRQIIVKALLPEAKPGIIAAITVTAIALVGYTAMAGVVGAGGLGDLAIRYGYQRFQDDVMVVTVVMLIVLVQILQTIGDKLVTHYSRK
- a CDS encoding MetQ/NlpA family ABC transporter substrate-binding protein; translated protein: MKKLLVAFAAVAAFSAHAAETITVAASPVPHAEILEFVKPALAKEGVDLQVKVFTDYVQPNVQVAEKRLDANFFQHQPYLDEFNKTKGTHLVSVGAVHLEPLGAYSSKYKKLEELPSGANVVIPNDATNGGRALLLLAKYNLITLKDPTNILSTIKDITGNPKNLKFRELEAATLPRVLTQVDLALINTNYALEAKLDPSKDALVIEGNDSPYVNILVTRDDNKDSDAVKKLVAALHTPEVKAFILEKYKGAILPAF
- a CDS encoding SCO family protein, with product MTRTQKTVFILVAIVALIMGLTVNKVLSGKGQGDPTALIDAGIILLPQSRQLPPVTMTNQDGQPVVVSELKGKWSLLFFGYTFCPDICPTTLAQLRQIKSELPKEAVDKLQVILVSVDPNRDTPTQLKQYLGYFDPQFQGLTGANVGDVQKVSNAVSIPFIPADTSKPNYTVDHSGNLALIGPDGTQRGFIRAPLNNQKLVAQLPGLLQRK
- the cyoE gene encoding heme o synthase — encoded protein: MATLIGTRHDQAIWRDYLELTKPKVVVLMLITSLVGMFLATRAGVPWAVLVFGNLGIALCAGGAAAVNHVVDRRIDAVMARTHQRPMAQGRVSPVAALTFALCLAVAGLALLLAFTNPLAAWLTLASLLGYAVIYTGFLKRATPQNIVIGGLAEAAPPLLGWVAVTGHVSAEPLLLVLIIFAWTPPHFWALAIHRKEEYAKADIPMLPVTHGEHYTKVHILLYTFALLAASLMPYVIHMSGLLYLACALVLGARFLQWAWVLYRGSKPHAAINTFKYSIWYLFLLFIALLVDHYLLLNL
- a CDS encoding COX15/CtaA family protein; the encoded protein is MAKPGFRLALFATLLALLVVLLGAYTRLTHAGLGCPDWPGCYGFIGVPQSEAQLAHAELHFPDTPVEADKGWAEMTHRYFAGTLGLLIVLLAARSWNHRRDPGQPVKLPLFLLAVVFAQAAFGMWTVTLKLWPQVVTGHLLGGFATLSLLFLLTLRLSGVLPALIVPKRLQYWATAGLVLVIGQIALGGWVSSNYAAVACIDLPTCHGEWWPAADFANGFHLTQHIGPNYLGGQLDSEARTAIHLTHRIGAVLVTLVLLGLAWQLRVVGMTRLASLLLIALAAQLCLGLSNVYFHLPLPVAVGHNAGGAALLLTLVLVNYHARTSLVRVRNQLPFGWRFIPRKHVSGLITLKGEMPWRP
- a CDS encoding SURF1 family protein, with protein sequence MKTSIASAIKDFRPGLAPTLVVLVLLPLMVGLGFWQLARGHEKQLLVDRYAERRMADPVSSAQLNDMPDPAFRRVHLRGQFDPEHSVLLDNRMRDGKAGVELLQPFHDQASGLWLLLNRGWLPWPDRRTSPSFTTPEQPLNLDAWVYVAPGETFQLHADPASAQWPRLLTALHPAALWDELGRSGFAYELRAEAGPGTYDTTWPVVGMGPEKHLGYAVQWFAMALALLALYLYLGWHNKKEKHHGSGHESTQHV
- a CDS encoding twin transmembrane helix small protein, producing MLKAAIALMLIATVVSLFSGLFFLVKDEGNSNRLVTALTVRVVLAVITVGLIAWGFFSGQLVSHAPW